The Phycisphaerae bacterium genome contains the following window.
CCGCAGTCGGTGTAGTCGGCGTAATAGGCCCCCGCCCGGGAGCTGATTCCCGTCTGCACGATGTTCCAGAAGAAACGCGAGTTGTCGCCACCGAGGATGGTGGCCAGTGCCGAGGCCTCTTCCGAGCGCGGGTCGGATGCGCTCACCGCCGGGAACGTGAGCACCACGATCTGCTGCTTGAAGCGGTCCACCGGAAGAACGTCGACGCCGCCGCGAAGCGTGGGCAGCACGCGCTGCGGGACCGTTCCCGACATCGGCCAGGCTCCGCAGTACGACTCGGCCAGCTTGATGACCTTCTGCGGATCGACGTTGCCCGCCACGATCAGCACCAGATTGTCCGGCGCGTAGTTCTTCTGGAAGTGGTTCCACATCTGGTCGCGGGTGAGCGCCTTCACGGTGGCGTCATAGCCGAGGATGGGCCAGGCCAGCGAGTGCCCGGCGAAGACCTTCTCCTGCACGAACTCGATCGCCACGTGGTCGAGGTTGTCCTTGGACATGGCGATCTCTTCCAGGACCACGTTCTTTTCGGTGTCGAATTCCTCCTGCGGGATCTTCGAGCGGATCATGTCGGAGAGCAGTTCGAGCTGCGGCTCGAGGTCGTTCGAGCGGACCCAGCCGTAGTAGACCGTGCGGTCCTCGCTGGTGAAGGCGTT
Protein-coding sequences here:
- a CDS encoding insulinase family protein — its product is MTDPYTMHTLPNGLRIVIERMPDVCSVAVGFLARVGARDETPELAGVSHFLEHMMFKGTAKRSWREITIDFDRMGSSYNAFTSEDRTVYYGWVRSNDLEPQLELLSDMIRSKIPQEEFDTEKNVVLEEIAMSKDNLDHVAIEFVQEKVFAGHSLAWPILGYDATVKALTRDQMWNHFQKNYAPDNLVLIVAGNVDPQKVIKLAESYCGAWPMSGTVPQRVLPTLRGGVDVLPVDRFKQQIVVLTFPAVSASDPRSEEASALATILGGDNSRFFWNIVQTGISSRAGAYYADYTDCGAMMLYGACPPDNVERLVEAIRSEARRIHEKGVTRQEVERVKNRRRTSVAVEGEVPYHRLTQLMDDIEYRGKPRTVDQILAEVDAVSAESIAAYLEAFPIQGEGHLASVGPRNWPVVSG